In the Populus trichocarpa isolate Nisqually-1 chromosome 1, P.trichocarpa_v4.1, whole genome shotgun sequence genome, ttgctattttatttatttatttattgtacaTTTGGATAAGTCAAAGAAATACCAAAACTTCCATTGGTCTGCtattattgtttataaaaattcaaagcagACCGCAATTCTGCTTTGAATTTTGGATTTCAGATGCCTGCGTTGTTAGGCACTTGGCCAAAAAGGCAGGAGCAGTAATAATAGATTTTTGGCATCAAGCTTGGACCGACCAAaactatcatattttcatccaGTTGCCAAAATCTATGTTCATATCACAATTTATTTGCTAAGAGAACACTGTTGTTTTACTTGTGTTCAAAATCGAGCAGCCTTGGCTACCTGGCTATGGTTGACAAATTGCAAATTCATCCTCAAACCTCTGTTCCTTAATACGGTAGAACATGCTAAAGTATTATATAGTTGAAGTTAGGTATCTGTGCTGAAGTATTATATAGTTGAAATATTCTTGTGCTTCTtccttgaatgatttttttcgtTCTAGAATATTCTTTGCTTGGACCTCCACAGGAATTTAACAATTGCAACTTGATTCTAGCTTCACTCACCAAAAGTCTTATATTGTCATTACTTTTCTCCAGTCCAAGTTGTTGACATTGCATCTGATTAAAGCATGTCAATAATCCTGCCGAAGGGTCCGATTGCGAATGCAGCAAAGGCTAAAGGTTCATATCACCAAAGTTTTCAAAAAGCTGAACAAGCAAATATCATcctttctctcttattttctcTATGGCAGCATTACTTAGAGCACTCCATTTTGCACTAGCTCTTTTCATATCCTTAAAACACTTGGCCTTGGCTCAAGAGATGAACCAGTTCTTCTACAATGGCTTCAAGGGAGCCAACCTGAGCCTTGACGGCATTGCAAGTATCCACCCCAATGGCTTGTTGGAACTGACAAACGCTTCTAAGCAGCAAATTGGTCATGCTTTCTTCCCGTTTCCCTTCCATTTCAGTACATCCTCCAACAATTCTAGGTCCCTTTCATTTTCTACCAACTTTGTCTTTGCCATGGTTCCAGAGTCACCTATGCGTGGCGGACATGGCATTGCATTCACTATCTCTCCATCTACAGATTTCAATGGTGCCACTGCTACTCAATATCTTGGACTTTTTAATTCTACCACAATTGGTTTGTCTTCCAACCATTTGCTTGCCATTGAGCTTGATGCTATAAGAAGCCCTGAATTTGGAGATATCAATGACAATCATGTTGGGATAGATGTCAACAATTTGACATCCATTCAATCTGCTCCAGCATCATACTTTTCTGAACATGGAGGAAATGAGATCTTGCAGCTCATAAGTGGAGATCCAATGCAGGTGTGGATAGACTATGATGAAATGGATAAGCTACTTGATGTAACACTAGCTCCTGTAAGCGTCACGAAACCTCGAAAGCCTCTCTTGTCTACAACTATTGATCTTTCTCAAGTTCTTTTGGATTCTATGTATGTTGGTTTCTCTTCATCCACTGGCTCTGTATCCAGTCACCATTATATTCTCGGGTGGAGCTTCAACAAAAGTGGGCAGGCACAGAGTCTTGGCACTTCAAAGCTTCCTTCACTTCCTCCTGAAAGAAATTCAAGTAACAAACCAGATTTACGAATCGTGATCCCATTGATAACGGTATCTGTTTTGCTCATAGCAAGTTTTGCAACTATGTGTATTATGAGGAATAAATATGAAGAAGTACGTGAAGATTGGGAGCAGCAATATGGTCCTCAAAGGTTTCGCTACAAGGATCTTTATAAAGCAACTAAAGGTTTCAAAGACAAAGAGCTCCTTGGAACTGGAGGTTTTGGAAGGGTTTACAGAGGAGAATTACGTTCTTCCAAGGTGGAAATCGCAGTTAAGAAAATCTCTCATGGTTCAAACCAAGGAATGAAAGAATTTGTGGCTGAGATTGCCAGCATGGGGAGGCTAAGGCATAGGAACTTGGTACAGCTCTTAGGCTACTGCCGGCGGAAAGGAGAGCTTCTCTTAGTGTATGATTATATGCCTAATGGAAGTCTCGACAAGTTCCTATTTTGCAATGAAAAGCCTAACCTTGATTGGCCTCGGCGATATCAAATCCTCAGGGGAGTAGGATCTGCTCTTCTCTACCTCCATGAAGAGTGGCAACAAGTTGTTCTGCATAGAGATGTGAAAGCAAGCAATGTCCTATTAGATGGCGATCTTAACGGAAGGCTAGGAGATTTCGGGCTCGCTAAGTTTCATGACCATGGATCTACTCCTCAAACAACCAATGTGGTTGGAACTGTTGGATATCTTGCACCAGAGATTACTAGAACAGGAAAGGCCACAACAAGCAGTGATGTATTCGCTTTTGGGACTTTTATGCTTGAAGTAGTTTGTGGAAGGAGGCCTGTAGAGTCAGAAAGACCACCTGAGGAGGTTGTTCTGGTTGACTGGGTACTTGAATGCTGGAAAAGAGGGGCCATTCTTGGGACAGTTGATCCTAGATTGAACGTTAACTATGAGGTGAAAGAAGTGGAGTTGGTTTTGAAGCTAGGTCTGCTATGTACCCATCGCACTCCAGCAGCTAGACCTAGCATGAGGCAAGTGGTACAATTTTTGGAAGGAGATGCTACTTTGCCTGACATACCACTACATGGTGCAGGAATTGGTTTAGTTCCAGTTAGCAATCAATCATCTAGGAATCACGTTTTAACAATCCCTATATCATCAGATGATGTTTCTTCATGTTGCTTGTCTGACTGTGAATCCATCCTCAGTGGTCGTTGAACAAGCGATGCTTCATGGCTTGATGAGGTCAACATGATGATGGACAAAAgagatttgaagaagaaaaaagaagctaaagaaAGTAGAAGAagcgaaagaaaagaaagaatagggGTTGGAAAAGTTTACAATTTTTATTCAGTTCATCAATAATTGTTTagcatttagaaaaataagatataaatactaaaatcttAACTGGAATAAGCAATTGGGCTTATAATCTACTAAATAAATactcaacaataattaaatt is a window encoding:
- the LOC7485687 gene encoding L-type lectin-domain containing receptor kinase IV.1, which gives rise to MAALLRALHFALALFISLKHLALAQEMNQFFYNGFKGANLSLDGIASIHPNGLLELTNASKQQIGHAFFPFPFHFSTSSNNSRSLSFSTNFVFAMVPESPMRGGHGIAFTISPSTDFNGATATQYLGLFNSTTIGLSSNHLLAIELDAIRSPEFGDINDNHVGIDVNNLTSIQSAPASYFSEHGGNEILQLISGDPMQVWIDYDEMDKLLDVTLAPVSVTKPRKPLLSTTIDLSQVLLDSMYVGFSSSTGSVSSHHYILGWSFNKSGQAQSLGTSKLPSLPPERNSSNKPDLRIVIPLITVSVLLIASFATMCIMRNKYEEVREDWEQQYGPQRFRYKDLYKATKGFKDKELLGTGGFGRVYRGELRSSKVEIAVKKISHGSNQGMKEFVAEIASMGRLRHRNLVQLLGYCRRKGELLLVYDYMPNGSLDKFLFCNEKPNLDWPRRYQILRGVGSALLYLHEEWQQVVLHRDVKASNVLLDGDLNGRLGDFGLAKFHDHGSTPQTTNVVGTVGYLAPEITRTGKATTSSDVFAFGTFMLEVVCGRRPVESERPPEEVVLVDWVLECWKRGAILGTVDPRLNVNYEVKEVELVLKLGLLCTHRTPAARPSMRQVVQFLEGDATLPDIPLHGAGIGLVPVSNQSSRNHVLTIPISSDDVSSCCLSDCESILSGR